In Candidatus Defluviibacterium haderslevense, the following are encoded in one genomic region:
- a CDS encoding TrmH family RNA methyltransferase, which produces MKKLSLQELNRLSPDAFKIAPKIPLILAADQIRSGHNVGSLFRIGDAFGIEQIILGGYTVQPPHPEIQKTAIGASETVAWCHFERLEEFLMNMKLQGYIIIGIEQTSDSISLNHFEVEIDKAYILIFGNEVNGISESVLQCVDYCIEIPQRGTKHSINVSVAAGIVTWHFAKRFL; this is translated from the coding sequence ATGAAAAAATTATCGCTTCAAGAATTGAATAGGTTAAGTCCTGATGCTTTCAAAATAGCTCCAAAAATACCATTAATTTTGGCAGCAGACCAAATTCGTTCTGGACATAATGTAGGTTCATTATTTAGAATAGGCGACGCTTTTGGCATTGAACAAATCATTCTTGGAGGTTATACAGTCCAACCACCACATCCTGAAATTCAAAAAACAGCTATTGGCGCATCTGAAACGGTTGCCTGGTGTCATTTTGAAAGATTAGAAGAATTTTTAATGAACATGAAATTGCAGGGCTACATCATTATTGGTATTGAACAAACTTCGGATAGCATATCATTAAATCACTTTGAAGTTGAAATAGATAAAGCGTATATTCTCATTTTTGGAAATGAAGTTAATGGGATCTCTGAATCCGTATTGCAATGTGTAGATTATTGCATTGAAATTCCACAAAGAGGAACCAAGCATTCCATCAATGTTAGTGTAGCGGCAGGAATTGTTACCTGGCACTTTGCTAAGCGATTTTTGTGA
- a CDS encoding esterase family protein — MTKRWKVILSGILVALGFKHKTSAQEILQIKDPVHLTRYINFPSQFVTERNLDIWLPQSYNGNVDQKYPVIYMQDGQNLFDPNVSYHSNPLSCDQALNRLVSEKKIKECIVVGIWNTDYRYREYNPTKPFEILDKKYKRRIRREYNGKPLSDEYLKFIVFELKPYIDSTYRTLSSVQNTFIGGASMGGLISFYALMEYPDVFGGAMCMSTHWPLSVMFDNKHFFKGMMQYVPEKMPILKDKKIYFDHGTENLDSWYAPYQKQIDQMFELYHKDSVNYKSLVFPKASHSELDWRKRLDIPLEFLLK, encoded by the coding sequence GTGACTAAGCGTTGGAAAGTTATACTATCCGGAATTCTTGTAGCACTAGGATTTAAACATAAAACCAGTGCCCAGGAAATCTTACAAATCAAAGATCCGGTTCATCTAACGCGCTATATAAATTTTCCATCTCAATTTGTAACTGAAAGGAATTTAGACATATGGCTACCCCAATCTTATAATGGTAATGTAGATCAAAAGTATCCTGTGATTTATATGCAAGACGGCCAAAACTTATTTGACCCAAATGTATCCTATCATTCCAATCCATTGAGTTGTGATCAGGCATTGAATCGTCTTGTTTCTGAAAAAAAAATTAAGGAATGTATCGTGGTGGGAATTTGGAATACTGATTATCGTTATCGCGAATACAATCCGACTAAACCTTTTGAAATACTTGATAAAAAGTATAAAAGAAGAATAAGAAGAGAATATAATGGCAAGCCATTATCAGATGAATACTTAAAATTTATTGTATTTGAATTGAAACCCTATATTGACAGTACATATAGAACACTGTCAAGTGTTCAAAATACATTTATTGGTGGTGCAAGCATGGGTGGACTTATTTCGTTTTATGCATTAATGGAATATCCTGACGTGTTTGGAGGTGCCATGTGCATGTCCACACATTGGCCGTTAAGTGTCATGTTCGACAATAAACATTTTTTTAAGGGTATGATGCAATATGTACCTGAAAAAATGCCCATACTTAAAGATAAAAAAATTTATTTCGATCATGGTACAGAAAATCTGGATTCGTGGTATGCCCCATATCAAAAACAGATTGATCAGATGTTCGAATTATATCATAAAGATTCTGTGAATTATAAGTCTCTTGTTTTTCCTAAGGCTAGTCATAGTGAATTGGATTGGAGGAAGAGACTCGATATCCCATTGGAATTCCTCTTGAAATAA
- a CDS encoding CTP synthase: protein MAKYIFVTGGVTSSLGKGIVGASLAKLLQARGYRVTIQKFDPYINIDPGTLNPYEHGECFVTDDGAETDLDLGHYERFLNIPTSQANNVTTGRIYQTVINKERAGDYLGKTVQVIPHITDEIKRRISLLATDQFDIIITELGGTVGDIESLPYLEALRQYKMEKGPENCAVVHLTLIPYLSAAKELKTKPTQHSVKELQEAGIQPDVLVCRTEKPIGDEIRSKLALFCNLRQEQVIEAIDAETIYDVPLLMLKERLDLRVMEKLNLKSKNEPDLKSWKVFLGHLKNPSEEVRIGLIGKYNELQDAYKSIYESFVHAGAANECKIEVVAIHSEDVEDEKDVSKLFKELDGLLVAPGFGERGIEGKIQAIRYARENNIPFFGICLGMQCAVVEFARNVLKLKEASSYEVNPKTPYPVIDMMPDQKKIKNKGGTMRLGAYACDLKEHTLAYKAYGKQVISERHRHRYEFNNEYLTRMQEKGMVVSGMNVEKNLVEIVELPKHPWFVGVQFHPELKSTVENPHPLFVDFTKACIIYKHKNANK, encoded by the coding sequence ATGGCAAAATATATTTTCGTTACGGGTGGCGTAACATCTTCATTAGGAAAAGGAATCGTTGGCGCCTCATTGGCCAAATTACTTCAAGCAAGAGGTTATAGAGTTACCATCCAAAAATTTGATCCTTACATCAATATCGATCCCGGTACCTTAAATCCATATGAACACGGGGAATGCTTTGTAACTGATGATGGAGCAGAGACCGATTTAGATTTAGGGCATTACGAACGTTTTTTGAATATTCCAACTTCTCAAGCCAATAATGTTACGACGGGTAGAATTTACCAAACAGTTATTAATAAAGAGAGGGCGGGGGACTATCTAGGAAAAACGGTCCAAGTCATCCCTCACATTACAGATGAAATAAAAAGAAGAATATCATTATTGGCAACAGATCAGTTTGATATCATTATTACTGAATTAGGAGGCACTGTGGGCGATATTGAGTCATTGCCTTACCTTGAGGCATTGAGGCAATATAAAATGGAGAAAGGGCCTGAAAACTGTGCTGTAGTGCATCTTACCTTAATTCCTTATCTGTCGGCAGCAAAAGAGTTAAAAACGAAGCCAACGCAACATTCTGTAAAAGAACTTCAAGAAGCAGGAATTCAACCAGATGTTCTGGTATGTAGAACAGAAAAACCGATAGGAGACGAAATTAGATCTAAACTTGCCTTGTTTTGCAATTTAAGACAGGAACAGGTCATTGAAGCTATTGATGCTGAGACCATTTACGATGTTCCATTGTTGATGCTCAAAGAAAGATTGGATTTAAGGGTAATGGAAAAACTCAATCTGAAGTCCAAAAACGAACCCGATCTTAAATCATGGAAAGTATTTCTAGGTCATTTAAAAAATCCAAGTGAAGAGGTTAGAATAGGACTTATAGGCAAATACAATGAATTACAAGACGCTTATAAATCTATATATGAATCTTTTGTACATGCAGGTGCTGCCAATGAATGTAAAATAGAAGTTGTTGCTATACATTCTGAAGATGTAGAGGATGAAAAAGATGTGAGCAAATTATTTAAAGAACTTGATGGTTTATTAGTTGCACCTGGATTTGGTGAACGAGGCATTGAAGGTAAAATTCAAGCAATTAGATACGCAAGAGAAAATAACATACCTTTTTTTGGGATTTGTTTAGGAATGCAGTGCGCGGTTGTCGAATTTGCAAGAAATGTACTCAAATTAAAAGAGGCGTCATCTTATGAGGTCAATCCTAAAACACCTTATCCGGTTATTGATATGATGCCTGATCAGAAGAAAATAAAAAACAAAGGAGGAACTATGAGATTAGGAGCCTATGCATGTGATTTAAAAGAACATACATTGGCCTATAAAGCTTATGGCAAACAGGTTATATCAGAGCGGCATCGTCATCGGTATGAATTTAATAATGAATATCTGACTCGAATGCAAGAAAAAGGCATGGTTGTTTCTGGAATGAATGTTGAAAAGAATTTAGTAGAAATTGTAGAACTGCCTAAGCATCCATGGTTTGTTGGAGTTCAATTTCATCCTGAATTAAAGAGTACGGTTGAAAATCCGCATCCGCTCTTTGTTGATTTTACCAAAGCATGTATCATCTACAAACATAAAAATGCTAATAAATAG
- a CDS encoding nucleotidyltransferase translates to METHKASLLILAAGMGSRYGALKQMDAFGPNGETIIDYSIYDAIQAGFTKIVFVIRSSFQDEFKERMEQRWLGKIEMNYVCQELDNIPEPFQVPADRAKPWGTGHAVWVAKDVIDEPFGVINADDYYGREALKSLYDFLISSSAGESVYVVIAYLLKNTLSDFGKVNRGVCTVDEDGFLKFIKECKGISINDQNEIFYSEYDKVIQLSPDTPVSMNMWGFHPNYFQWAEDYFIKFLSDRIFEENAEFYIPELIQELMDRGELKVGVLKSPSKWFGVTYQEDKPMVQEAFRQMIASNYYPEQLN, encoded by the coding sequence ATGGAGACACACAAAGCAAGTTTATTAATTTTAGCTGCAGGAATGGGGAGTCGTTACGGGGCGTTAAAGCAAATGGATGCTTTTGGACCTAATGGCGAAACCATTATTGATTATTCAATCTATGATGCTATTCAAGCTGGATTTACCAAAATTGTGTTTGTCATTAGGTCTTCATTTCAAGATGAATTTAAGGAACGAATGGAACAAAGATGGTTGGGTAAAATTGAAATGAATTATGTATGTCAGGAATTAGACAACATTCCAGAGCCATTTCAAGTTCCTGCAGATCGTGCCAAACCTTGGGGAACAGGGCATGCTGTTTGGGTTGCAAAAGATGTAATTGATGAGCCATTTGGTGTAATTAACGCGGACGATTATTATGGGCGTGAAGCATTAAAGTCACTTTATGATTTTTTGATTAGTAGTTCAGCAGGCGAATCTGTTTATGTAGTTATAGCCTATTTATTGAAGAATACCCTGTCTGACTTTGGAAAAGTAAATCGAGGTGTTTGTACTGTTGATGAAGATGGTTTTTTAAAATTTATAAAAGAATGCAAAGGCATTAGTATTAATGATCAAAATGAAATCTTTTATTCAGAATATGATAAAGTCATCCAATTATCGCCAGATACACCAGTATCAATGAATATGTGGGGCTTTCATCCGAATTATTTTCAGTGGGCAGAAGACTATTTTATAAAATTTCTATCAGACCGAATCTTTGAAGAAAATGCTGAATTTTATATTCCCGAATTAATTCAAGAATTAATGGATCGGGGTGAACTCAAGGTTGGTGTTTTGAAATCGCCATCAAAATGGTTTGGAGTAACTTATCAGGAAGACAAACCCATGGTACAGGAAGCATTTCGCCAAATGATTGCATCAAATTACTACCCTGAACAACTTAATTAA